The window CGTTCAAACCATTTTAAATGTTTAATTTTTTGAATTCGATAATCATGTATTTTAGAGGTCATTTTATTACAGTCTGGACACTGATGTTCTTTCTTCGGAATTGAAACGTAAAGAGCGATACGCTCCCCGATCTCTTCAATCTTATGAACAGTTACACCTTTTAATCCTGGGATATTTCTGTTAAAATTCATAATGCACGTATCACCTTTCATTGCTTGTTTCTCGACAATTCAAGTATATCGAAATCGGTGATTACGTGCTTTTTTTTATTTCAAATTGTAGTAAAACCCCAACAAATATTATAGAACCAATAAAAATAGCAAAAATACTATTAATAAAATATGAATTATTGACCATAATATTTCTAGGTTGTATTTGTAGAAAATGCAAAATACCCTAGTATTTGCTAAACAAATACTAGGGTATATCAGTTTCAACCTTGATGAATCATAAAATTGCGTGTTATGAACGTAGGGATTTGTTAGGAAATTACCACTTACGTTTACGTGCAGCTTCTGATTTCTTTTTACGTTTTACGCTTGGTTTTTCGTAAAATTCGCGTTTTCTTACTTCCTGAATAGTACCACTTTTAGATACAGTACGTTTGAAGCGGCGAAGAGCATCTTCAAGCGATTCGTTTTTTCTAACGACAGTTTTTGACATCTCTCTTTCCCTCCCTCCGAACACACGTCAATACACAATCAACATCTGTTAGTTGTGTACTAAAGAATTATATCGTATTGTCCAACTACAGTCAATAGCAATATTAAAATTAATAATTGGAATCTGAAATTAAGCCGTTCATGATAGCTACACCAGAGCTTGCTCCAATTCTAGTTGCACCAGCTTCGATCATTTTTTGCATATCTTCTAGGCTTCTTACACCACCAGATGCTTTCACACCGATTTCTGGACCTACTGTTTTTCTCATTAAGGCAACATCTTCTGAAGTTGCACCACCAGTAGAAAATCCAGTAGAAGTTTTTACAAAGTCAGCCCCTGCTTTAACAGATAACTCACAAGCTCTTACTTTTTCTTCGTCTGTTAAAAGAGAAGTTTCAATAATTACTTTTACTAAAGTACCATTTGCAGCGGTAACAACAGCTTTAATGTCTTCAAAAACAAGGTCGTCATGACCATCTTTTAATGCCCCAATATTGATTACCATGTCAATTTCTCCGGCACCATTTTCAATAGCATTAGTTGTTTCAAAAGCCTTAACTTGCGGAGTCGTTGCACCTAAAGGAAAACCAATCACCGTACAAACTTTAACATTTGAACCTGCTAATAATTCACTCGCATTTTTAACCCAAGTAGGATTTACACACACAGAAGCAAATTCATATTTTAGTGCTTCTTCACAAATTTTGTCAATTTGTGCTTTCGTAGTCTCAGCTTTTAATAAAGTATGATCAATCATTGCAGCGTAATTTTGAGTCATAAAAATTACTCCTTCTTTTATAGTTGTACGTACCTCTCCCATAATACCATTAAAGTAAATTATTGTGAAATGACAGATAATTTCAATTAGTATTCATGTTACTTTTCCTTGCTTCTTTAGTTTTTATTCGCACGAAATTCATTAATTCAAATAAATATTTACTAATCCATTTCAAAGAAAAACGACAAAATCTTATTGATTTTGTCGTTCAAACTTTTTTCTGATTCTTCACTAGTTTTATTGAACTTGTTCTTCTAAAACACGTACAAATTGACCTTCACAGTAAGGATAGCCTACTTTTTGCACTTTTACTTTTAAAAGTTTACCGATCATTTCTTCTGTGCCTTCAAATACGACACGTAGATAGTTATCAGTGTAACCTACAAGTAGATTGTCTTGTTCTGATTCTTTATAACGATCTTCAGGAATAACTTCCAATACTTCTCCTTCGAAGCGAGAAGCATATTCTTTTGCTAATTGATCGTTTAAAGTAAGTAATCGATGAACACGTTCATTTTTAACATTTTCATCCACTTGATCTTCCATTCTTGCAGCAGGTGTTCCAGTTCGTTTTGAATAAGGGAATACATGTAGTTCTGCAAATTTATGGTTTGCAATAAAGTTATATGTTTCCATGAATTCCTCTTCTGTTTCACCTGGGAATCCAACAATTACGTCAGATGTAATCGCCAATTCAGGTAATGCTTCATTTAAGCGTTCTAGACGTTCCGCGAAGAAATCCATCGTATATTTACGACGCATACGTTTTAACACCGTATCTGACCCAGATTGAATCGGAATGTGTAAATGGCGTACCACTACATTAGAATTTTTAAGAACATCAATTACTTCATCTGTTATTTGTGAAGCTTCAATTGATGAAATACGTAATCGTTTTAAACCTTTTACATTCGCTTCTAGATCACGAAGCAACTGTGCTAAATTATAGTCTTTGAAATCTTGTCCATACCCACCAGTATGAATACCAGTTAAAACGATTTCTAGATATCCAGCATCAACTAACTTTTGCGCTTGACGAATTACCTCTTGTGGATCACGAGAACGCATTAATCCACGAGCCCAAGGAATAATACAGAATGTACAGAAGTTATTACATCCTTCTTGAATTTTTAAAGAAGCACGCGTACGATCTGTAAAATAAGGAACATCTAATTCTTCGTAAACACGGTTTTTCATGATATTCCCTACTGCATTAATAGGTTGGCGTTCTACTTTATATTGTTCAATATATCCTAGCATTTTTTGGCGATCTTGCGTACCCACTACAATATCTACACCTGGAATTGCCATAATTTCTGCTGGCGATGTTTGAGCATAACATCCTGTTACACAAATAACTGCATCTGGGTTTTGGCGAACTGCACGACGAATGACCTGACGAGATTTTTTATCCCCCGTATTTGTTACAGTACATGTATTGATTACATAAACATCCGCTTGTTTTTCAAATTCAGTACGTTCATATCCTTGTTCTTTAAAAAGCTGCCAAATACTTTCAGTTTCATAATGGTTTACTTTACAGCCTAAAGTATGAAAAGCCACCGTTGACACTGGCTAACACCTCTTTCATTCTAGTTCATATGATATAGCAGCCAGCGCATATAATGGCGCTGTTTCTGCCCGTAATATTCTTGGTCCAAGAGACATTGTTTCTGCACCAGCTTCTAATAAGCTTTGCGCTTCATTTCTCGAAATTCCACCCTCAGGACCGAAAATTAATAAAATTGACTTCGATTCATTATCATACACTTTTTTAAGTTTATCTGCAAATCTTGTGCGATTTTCTTTTTTTGCATCTTCTTCGTCAGCAATAAATACTGCGTCGTATTCTGAAACAAGATTTAGTAGCTGCTTGAAGGAAACAGGATTCATAATAGCCGGAATTTGCGTTCGATGAGATTGCTCTGCAGCTTCCTGTGCAATTTTTTGTAAACGCTCCGTCTTTTTCTCGCCTTTTTTTTCGTCCCATTTTACAATCGAACGTTCTGCACTAAATGGAATTAATGCATGCATACCAAGCTCTGTTCCTTTTTGGGAGATTAACTCAAGCTTATCCCCTTTTGGTAATCCGCAAGCGATATCTACCTGTATGGGCATCTCTGGAGAAGGAACGGTATTACCTGTTAGTTTTACAACGACACCCTCACCAACCGAAATAATTTCACATATATATGCGGTATTAGCGTTAACGACTACGATATGATCGCCACTCTCCATACGCATAACTTTTGCAATGTGGCGTGCATTTTCTCCTACAATTGTAAATTCGTTCGATTCATTAAAGGGTTCATGTACGAAATATCGTTGCATTATGTACCTCCAAATTTTTTATTAGAAAAGCGAAAGGTGCTCGCCAAACTCCGACTACAATTCTTTACTATTCTGAAAAAGACAAGGAGCTGCCCCTAATTATTGGGACAACTCCTTTCTTGTTTATGGTCGTCGTGCAATGATGGCCACCCAATCTTCCATCATTAACACTTCCTCAATAATAAAGCCTGAGTCTACAAGTGCCTTTTTCACATCATCTTTTTTTGCATTAATAATACCAGAAGTAACATAAAGTCCTCCAGGTTTTACAATTGAAAAGGCATCATCTGTAAATGTCATGATAATTTCGGCTAAGATGTTTGCCACAACAACATCTGCTGGTTCTGTTACCGTATCGAGTAAATTACCTTGATGTACTTTTGCGATATGCTGTACTTTATTATGTACAATATTTTCAAACGCAGATTTAACAGCAACTGCATCTAAATCTAGAGCATGTACTTTCTCAGCACCAAGCATCGAAGCAGCAATTGCCAATACACCAGAGCCAGTTCCAACATCAACAACAGAATTGCCTTCTTTAACAACCTTTTCTAATGCTTGTAAGCACATTACAGTTGTAGGATGTGTACCTGTCCCAAACGCCATACCAGGATCTAGCTCAATAATCAGTTCGTCTGTGTTTACTGGTGTGTATTCTTCCCACGTTGGCACAATAGTAAATCTTTCCGAAATTTTCACTGGATGATAATATTGCTTCCAGGCAGTTGCCCAATCCTCTTCATGCACTTCACACATAGTAAAAACATTATCCCCAAGATTAATATCAAAATTTTCTAGATTCGCGATTGCAAGTTTTATTTCTTCAACAGTTTCTGCTAAAAAACTAGATACAGGTAAATACGCTTTTACGATTACCCCGCTTTTTGGAAAATCGTTTGGATTCAAATCATAAATTTCCCCAAATTGATCAACTCGTTCTTTCTCCATTTCTGTTGAATCTTCAATGACAACACCACTTGCGCCAGCTTCATGATAAATATTTGAAATTGCTTCAACCGCTTCGTTTGTTGTTAAAACCGACAACTCTGTCCATTTCACTTGCAATCAGCTCCTCTAAAATTTTGTTACCAAGGTTCAAATTAATAGTAAGCGTCCACAATCATGGACGCTATTTTTAAGTTACTCACCTTTGAATGTCTTTTTGATTTTATCAAATAATGAACTGCTATGTTCTTCAGGGATGTCGCCGCTTATTTCTGCGAAATCACGTAATAGTTGTTTTTGTTTTTCTGTTAGTTTTGTAGGAGTCATTACTTTTACAATGACATATTGATGTCCTGTTCCGTATCCATGGACATTTTTTACACCTTTGTCTTTAATACGGAATTGAGCTCCTGATTGTGTACCAGCTGGAATTTTTAGTTTTACTTTTCCATGAACTGTTGGCACTTCAATTTCGTCTCCAAGTGCAGCCTGAGGGAAAGTTAGTTTTAATTCATAATAAATATCATCGCCATCTCGTTCGAAGTATTCGTGATTTTTCACATTGAAGACGATATATAAGTCTCCTGCCGGGCCTCCATTGATACCTGGTTCACCTTGGCCAGTCACACGTAATTGTTGACCATCATCTACACCCGCTGGAATTGTAACTTTGATTTTCTTCCGTTTTTGAACTGTCCCAGCTCCATGACATTTATTACATTTTTCTGGAATAATTTTACCCGTTCCTTGGCAAGTATTACATGCACGGCGGTTTACCATACGGCCAAATGGTGTTTCAACCGCTTGGTTCACTTGTCCTGCCCCATTACACGTTGTACATGTCTTTGCACTTGTTCCAGGTTTTGCACCCGATCCATTACAAGTATCGCAAGTCTCTTCTTTTGGTATTTCGATTTCTGTTTGCTTTCCGAAAACAGCATCCTCAAAAGAGATATTCATGCGGTACTGAAGGTCGTCACCTTTTCTTGGGGCATTTGGATCACTTCGACGACCGCCGCCTCCGAAGAATGAACTGAAAATATCTTCAAATCCACCAAATCCTGATCCTCCGAATCCACCAAATCCTCCTTGATTTGGCCCTTCATGACCGAATTGATCATATTGAGAACGTTTTGTATCATCGCTCAGCACTTCGTAGGCTTCAGCAATTTCTTTAAATTTCTCATCGGCACCAGCTTCTTTATTGATATCTGGATGATACTGCTTTGAAAGTTTACGATATGCTTTCTTTATCTCATCTTTGCTAGCACTTTTACTTACGCCAAGCACTTCATAGTAATCGCGTTTACTCATCGTTCACACTCCGCTCTTTTTCATAACGTATATTTTAACATGGTCGTATAATACTGTATATAAAGTTTGTTTTTTAGTTACTTATTAAATGAACATCTGATTGCAATGAAAAAGTCAAAGTCCGTTATGTTCGACTTTGACTTTTTCTACTTTCATCTATCAACAATCAAATTCGCCATGGCTTATTTGCAACTGTCACTAGTTTTTTGTCACCATAACACCAGTTTTTTAAGCTCTTCACGAAAAATTGCTTTTAAAATCGCACGTCTACACTTAAAGCGAACTTGATAAAGTGGGTGAACCACATTGATAAGAATTCGGCTTATTTATCGTCTTTTACTTCTTCAAAGTCAGCATCTACAACGCCGTCATCTTTTTTATCTGGACCTGCTTCTGCTTCACCTTGTGCAGCTTGTGCAGCAGCTGCCGCTTGTTCATATACTTTCATTACTAGTGGTTGTAGGATACCTTCTAGTTTTTCTTTTGAAGATTTAATACCTTCGATTTCACCAGCTTCTAAAGCTTTTTTCAACTCTTCTTTTGCATCTTCTACTGATTTTTTCTCATCTTCAGTAATTTGTTCGCCAAGATCAGTAATAGTTTTGTCTACTTGGAATACTAATTGGTCTGCTTCGTTACGAACTTCAGCTTCTTCTTTACGTTTAGCATCAGCCTCAGCATTTGCTTCTGCCTCTTTTACCATACGTTCGATATCCTCGTCTGTTAAACCAGAATCGGATTGGATAACGATTGTTTGTTCTTTTTGCGTACCTAGGTCTTTCGCTTTAACAGATACAATACCGTTTTTATCGATATCGAATGTTACTTCGATTTGAGGTACACCACGTGGAGCTGGTGGAATATCTGCTAATTGGAAACGACCTAAAGTTTTGTTGTCAGCAGCCATTGGACGTTCACCTTGTAATACGTGAATATCTACAGCAGGTTGGTTATCTGCAGCTGTTGAGAAAACTTGAGATTTTGAAGTTGGAATTGTCGTGTTGCGTTCGATTAATTTTGTGAACACACCACCCATTGTTTCAATACCAAGTGAAAGTGGAGTTACGTCAAGTAATACGATATCTTTCACATCACCTGTTAACACGCCACCTTGAACTGCTGCCCCCATTGCTACTACTTCGTCAGGGTTAACACCACGATGTGGATCTTGGTTTGTTTCTTTTTTCACAGCTTCTTGTACAGCAGGAATACGAGTCGACCCACCAACAAGGATTACTTTGTCTAAATCAGATGCGTTCAAACCAGCATCTTTAAGTGCTTGACGAGTCGGGATAATTGTACGTTCAACTAAATCACGCGTAATCTCATCGAATTTTGCACGAGTTAAGTTCACTTCTAAGTGAAGCGGGCCATCTGCTCCTGCAGTAATGAATGGTAATGAAACTTGTGTAGATGTTACACCTGATAAGTCTTTTTTCGCTTTTTCAGCTGCATCTTTTAAACGTTGCATTGCCATTTTATCTTTTGATAAATCAACGCCATTTTCTTTTTTGAATTCTTCTACTAAGAAGTCGATTACTTTTTGGTCGAAGTCATCCCCACCAAGTTTGTTATCACCAGCAGTTGCTAGTACTTCGAATACGCCGTCGCCTAATTCAAGAATAGAAACGTCAAATGTACCGCCACCAAGGTCAAATACTAAGATTTTTTGGTCTTGGTCTTGTTTATCTAAACCATAAGCTAGTGCGGCTGCTGTTGGTTCGTTAATAATACGTTCAACTTCAAGACCTGCAATTTTACCAGCGTCTTTTGTTGCTTGGCGTTGCGCATCATTAAAATAAGCAGGAACGGTAATTACAGCTTTTGTTACTGTCTCGCCTAAGTAATCTTCAGCATAACCTTTTAAGTATTGTAGAATCATTGCAGATACTTCTTGAGGTGTATATTCTTTATCTTCGATTGTTACTTTTTCTGATGTACCGATTTTTGATTTAATAGATAAGATTGTATTAGGGTTTGTAATTGATTGGCGTTTTGCTACTTCCCCAACTTGTTTCTCACCATTTTTAAATGAAACCGCTGAAGGAGTAGTACGGTTACCTTCTGGATTTGGAATTACTTTTGGTTCGCCGCCTTCTAGAACTGCTACACAAGAGTTTGTTGTACCTAAGTCAATACCAATAATTTTGCTCATATTAAATTGCCTCCTAATTATTTAAAACACGTATTTGGTGTTTTTCACTAATTAAATTTTTAAATTATTCGTTTACTGAAACCATAGATGGTCGTAATACGCGATCTTTTAATTTATAGCCCTTTTGAAGCTCTTTTAACACAATACCAGTTTCCTTTTCTGAATCTGATTCTTGCATTACTGCTTGATGTACATTCGGGTCAAAGCTTTGCCCTTGTGCAGGAATTAACTCTAAACCTTCTTGTTTCGTTGCATCAATCAACGTTTTGTAGACCATTTCAATACCTTTATATAAAGAAACAGCATCATCTGAACTTACTTCCACCTGTAATGCACGTTCTAGATTGTCGATTACTGGTAAAAGATCTGTCAGTAGCTTTTGAGCACGATATTTTTCAGCCGCTTCACGGTCTAATTGAGCACGACGTCTCATATTATCGAAGTCAGCACGCAGGCGCAAGTAGCGACTTTCCTCTTCTTGCAGTTTCGCTTCAAGCGCCGCATTTTTTGCGTTTAACTGCTCTTCAACGGATAATTCTACCTGCTCTTCAGTTTCTGTGCCGTTCGTTTCTGCTTCACTGATTTGTTCATTTACTTCTTCTAGTTGTTCTTTGTTTTCTGTAGTTTCAGACACGAATGTTTCCTCCTTATAACCCATCATTTACTTTATTTGAAAGTGCACGTGAAAGTCCACTTCGCATCACATCAAGTAGAGAGACAACACGTTGATAATCCATTCTTTTAGGACCGATTATTGCAATGGAACCCTCTTGATCTTTACCAATAGAGTAGGACGCTGTAATTACACTTAAATCATCCATAACTAAATGGTTATTTTCAGAACCAATCCGAATATGAATGCCTGTATCTTCATGTTGGAACAATGAAATTACTTGACTTTCTATTTCCATCATTTCCATAAGCGCGCGAACTTTATTTAGATCGTGAAACTCAGGCTGATTTAACATATTTGTTTTCCCGCCGAAATAAATTTTCCCTTCATTTTGGAAGGTTGCAACATTTCTTAATGATTGGATAAAAGTATCAGCAGTGTTTACATGTTGCCTTAAAACATTAAAAGTTTCTAATTCAAGTCGACTTTGTAGCTCTAATAATGAAACACCCACTAGACGTTCATTTAGAATATTGACGGTTTTTTCAATATCTGAAGGAACAAATCCTTGTGGAAGTGTAATCGTTCGATTTTCAACATGCCCATTATCCGTAACAATGATTGCTACAGCAGTTTGTTCCGATAAAGGGACTATTTGAAATCTCTTTACGCGATGTTTAGTTACATTAGGTCCAAGTAAAATCGTTGTATAAGAAGTTAAATCTGACAAAATGTTAGCAGATTCACGAATTACTTGTTCCATCTCTACAATTTGATTCTTATAAATAGATTGAAATAAGCCAATTTCTCGGGCAG is drawn from Lysinibacillus sp. SGAir0095 and contains these coding sequences:
- the rpsU gene encoding 30S ribosomal protein S21, with translation MSKTVVRKNESLEDALRRFKRTVSKSGTIQEVRKREFYEKPSVKRKKKSEAARKRKW
- the deoC gene encoding deoxyribose-phosphate aldolase; protein product: MTQNYAAMIDHTLLKAETTKAQIDKICEEALKYEFASVCVNPTWVKNASELLAGSNVKVCTVIGFPLGATTPQVKAFETTNAIENGAGEIDMVINIGALKDGHDDLVFEDIKAVVTAANGTLVKVIIETSLLTDEEKVRACELSVKAGADFVKTSTGFSTGGATSEDVALMRKTVGPEIGVKASGGVRSLEDMQKMIEAGATRIGASSGVAIMNGLISDSNY
- the mtaB gene encoding tRNA (N(6)-L-threonylcarbamoyladenosine(37)-C(2))-methylthiotransferase MtaB codes for the protein MSTVAFHTLGCKVNHYETESIWQLFKEQGYERTEFEKQADVYVINTCTVTNTGDKKSRQVIRRAVRQNPDAVICVTGCYAQTSPAEIMAIPGVDIVVGTQDRQKMLGYIEQYKVERQPINAVGNIMKNRVYEELDVPYFTDRTRASLKIQEGCNNFCTFCIIPWARGLMRSRDPQEVIRQAQKLVDAGYLEIVLTGIHTGGYGQDFKDYNLAQLLRDLEANVKGLKRLRISSIEASQITDEVIDVLKNSNVVVRHLHIPIQSGSDTVLKRMRRKYTMDFFAERLERLNEALPELAITSDVIVGFPGETEEEFMETYNFIANHKFAELHVFPYSKRTGTPAARMEDQVDENVKNERVHRLLTLNDQLAKEYASRFEGEVLEVIPEDRYKESEQDNLLVGYTDNYLRVVFEGTEEMIGKLLKVKVQKVGYPYCEGQFVRVLEEQVQ
- a CDS encoding 16S rRNA (uracil(1498)-N(3))-methyltransferase; the encoded protein is MQRYFVHEPFNESNEFTIVGENARHIAKVMRMESGDHIVVVNANTAYICEIISVGEGVVVKLTGNTVPSPEMPIQVDIACGLPKGDKLELISQKGTELGMHALIPFSAERSIVKWDEKKGEKKTERLQKIAQEAAEQSHRTQIPAIMNPVSFKQLLNLVSEYDAVFIADEEDAKKENRTRFADKLKKVYDNESKSILLIFGPEGGISRNEAQSLLEAGAETMSLGPRILRAETAPLYALAAISYELE
- the prmA gene encoding 50S ribosomal protein L11 methyltransferase produces the protein MKWTELSVLTTNEAVEAISNIYHEAGASGVVIEDSTEMEKERVDQFGEIYDLNPNDFPKSGVIVKAYLPVSSFLAETVEEIKLAIANLENFDINLGDNVFTMCEVHEEDWATAWKQYYHPVKISERFTIVPTWEEYTPVNTDELIIELDPGMAFGTGTHPTTVMCLQALEKVVKEGNSVVDVGTGSGVLAIAASMLGAEKVHALDLDAVAVKSAFENIVHNKVQHIAKVHQGNLLDTVTEPADVVVANILAEIIMTFTDDAFSIVKPGGLYVTSGIINAKKDDVKKALVDSGFIIEEVLMMEDWVAIIARRP
- the dnaJ gene encoding molecular chaperone DnaJ — encoded protein: MSKRDYYEVLGVSKSASKDEIKKAYRKLSKQYHPDINKEAGADEKFKEIAEAYEVLSDDTKRSQYDQFGHEGPNQGGFGGFGGSGFGGFEDIFSSFFGGGGRRSDPNAPRKGDDLQYRMNISFEDAVFGKQTEIEIPKEETCDTCNGSGAKPGTSAKTCTTCNGAGQVNQAVETPFGRMVNRRACNTCQGTGKIIPEKCNKCHGAGTVQKRKKIKVTIPAGVDDGQQLRVTGQGEPGINGGPAGDLYIVFNVKNHEYFERDGDDIYYELKLTFPQAALGDEIEVPTVHGKVKLKIPAGTQSGAQFRIKDKGVKNVHGYGTGHQYVIVKVMTPTKLTEKQKQLLRDFAEISGDIPEEHSSSLFDKIKKTFKGE
- the dnaK gene encoding molecular chaperone DnaK; translation: MSKIIGIDLGTTNSCVAVLEGGEPKVIPNPEGNRTTPSAVSFKNGEKQVGEVAKRQSITNPNTILSIKSKIGTSEKVTIEDKEYTPQEVSAMILQYLKGYAEDYLGETVTKAVITVPAYFNDAQRQATKDAGKIAGLEVERIINEPTAAALAYGLDKQDQDQKILVFDLGGGTFDVSILELGDGVFEVLATAGDNKLGGDDFDQKVIDFLVEEFKKENGVDLSKDKMAMQRLKDAAEKAKKDLSGVTSTQVSLPFITAGADGPLHLEVNLTRAKFDEITRDLVERTIIPTRQALKDAGLNASDLDKVILVGGSTRIPAVQEAVKKETNQDPHRGVNPDEVVAMGAAVQGGVLTGDVKDIVLLDVTPLSLGIETMGGVFTKLIERNTTIPTSKSQVFSTAADNQPAVDIHVLQGERPMAADNKTLGRFQLADIPPAPRGVPQIEVTFDIDKNGIVSVKAKDLGTQKEQTIVIQSDSGLTDEDIERMVKEAEANAEADAKRKEEAEVRNEADQLVFQVDKTITDLGEQITEDEKKSVEDAKEELKKALEAGEIEGIKSSKEKLEGILQPLVMKVYEQAAAAAQAAQGEAEAGPDKKDDGVVDADFEEVKDDK
- the grpE gene encoding nucleotide exchange factor GrpE, which encodes MSETTENKEQLEEVNEQISEAETNGTETEEQVELSVEEQLNAKNAALEAKLQEEESRYLRLRADFDNMRRRAQLDREAAEKYRAQKLLTDLLPVIDNLERALQVEVSSDDAVSLYKGIEMVYKTLIDATKQEGLELIPAQGQSFDPNVHQAVMQESDSEKETGIVLKELQKGYKLKDRVLRPSMVSVNE
- the hrcA gene encoding heat-inducible transcriptional repressor HrcA, giving the protein MLTNRQLQILQVIVDDFVTSAQPVGSRQISKKEWITSSPATIRNEMADLEELGFIEKTHTSSGRVPSEKGYRFYVDHLLQPISMSAREIGLFQSIYKNQIVEMEQVIRESANILSDLTSYTTILLGPNVTKHRVKRFQIVPLSEQTAVAIIVTDNGHVENRTITLPQGFVPSDIEKTVNILNERLVGVSLLELQSRLELETFNVLRQHVNTADTFIQSLRNVATFQNEGKIYFGGKTNMLNQPEFHDLNKVRALMEMMEIESQVISLFQHEDTGIHIRIGSENNHLVMDDLSVITASYSIGKDQEGSIAIIGPKRMDYQRVVSLLDVMRSGLSRALSNKVNDGL